CATAGACTGATGCAATAAGTTTCATATACTCGGATCAACATACCTCTGGAGCCATCCATCGATAAGTCCCTGTTTCAGCTGTCATGACCCCTGACTCAATCTGTACTCTGGCAACTCCAAAATCAGCAACCTTGACAAGCTGGTCAATATTATCAAAAGTTTAGAACCCAAGAGGCTGTTGTTTCTTGTTGAAACGAAATAAGTTCGCAGAGATAAAATGTAAAGACACGATTGGTGACTACACTAAGAGTAGCAAATCTTACTCCATGTTCATCCATAAGAAGATTTGCAGTTTTAAGGTCCCTGTGTATGATATTGTTTTGATGCAGATAGCACATCCCTTTTGCAACGTCAAGTGCAACTTTAAGCAACGTTTGAAGTTTGAAAGCGCATTTCTGTTTGTGAAGAAAATCATAAATGCTCCCCCGAGCCATAAACTCTGTCACAAAGATGAAACCCCTCAACTCAAATGACATGTCTTTGTGAATTACAACTCAAATCTATTAAAATCTTACCAGTCACAATACAGAGGGTGGGAGATCGTGTGCATGCACCCAAAAACTGGACAACATTTTTATGGCGGACTTTCCTACAGACAGTATATATATGGGTCACAAATTGACACTGAGAACACTGAATCATGCATGTTGGTTACAAAGACTGTCAAAATTCAAGCCTGCTCCTGAATATAAACGTAACACACTAACTCATGTTTCGGTATAGAACTACGAACTGGATTCCGCAGTAGAATATCAGCTTAAGCTACTACGCATTCAACAGTATTATTAGAATTATTTGAACCGACCTCATAATATAAACTTCTTGAGAAAATTCTCTAAGCATCTCCGTGTTTACACGCTCAGGCTTGAGGAATTTGATAGCCACTTCCTGACTGCAATAAGTGCCTTTATGCCTGCATagtcataaaaaaaacatattactgAATACTGAAACTTCGAAACAAAAAATTACAGCTTTGTAAAACCAGCTTACAGAACAACAAACTCACAGATCCCCATATGAACCAGATGCCACTTTCTTTTCAATTTTGAGCTGTTTCACGTCAATCTCCCATTCGTCAGTTCCATCCGTGGGTATTTCAATGCAGGCGGGTATCAGCTCGTTGCTAGATTTGTCATGCTCAAAGAAAGCAATAGATTTCTGTTTAGAACCAGGTTGATCCTGTTGAACATAGCCAGCAAAAAGCAATTCTCAAACGTTTGAAGCAAAACATAGCATCAAGATATAGGTACAGCGTCACACTAAGGTACGCATGCATAGCGTTGCATCTTTTATCTCATAAACATAAGAAATTGTCACAAAAATCAGGATATGTAAAATACCTTAAGCTTCAGAATCTCCTTGCTTAATGCATCTTTTAAACCGTCTGTTTCCTATAATTCCAAAGTTGCTCACGTCTATCAACAAGTTCAGTGATAACAAGACATAATAGTTTTAAGTACTTGAGATCTCTCTAAAGGCATTCACTACGTAACAAGTAGTATTTCAAAAGGCTAAAATCATACCTCCTGAGACCAACCATCGACAACAAAAACATCCAAAGAAAAACCATCGACAGTGGAGAAAGCATGAGCCTCTTGAATATTCAATCCAAGCTCACCAAGCAGGGAAGTAAGCTAAAACAGAAAATCATTTCTGACTCAAATTGTCAAAAGAATGGAACAAGTAACCATCCTCTACATGACAGTCTGTAACGAAGCATCAAATATTGTGGCAAATTTTAAGAGCTTAAGCAACAAGTTGTTGTGGCAAAATTTTACTGAGGTTAAACGAAGGACCACCAACCTGACTAAGGAGTTTAGGCTTGTCGATGGTTGAGAAGGTGATCTCATGCATTGGTCTGCATAATTGGCAGCAAAATAAGTTAGGAATGAACAAAACCATTCagagaaacaaaattttaataataaatcgtACCGAGTAGTGAGAGTTGCATTAACAGCACTATCAACATCTTCAACAATTTTATTTCCAAGAGTAATCGCCTCAAAATTTGGAGAAGAGCCAAAAGTCGGAGGTGCAAGAACCCTATAAACAAGAAGAAATGGTActgttaaaaaaagaaagtagGAAGCTGAAAATGGATCTGATTTCGATAGAAAATCCCTAACCCCTGGCCGCTAGTGTGGCTAGAGCTTTGAGCATCTTCCTCCAACGCAGGGTCAGACTCCGCAGAGTTTCTGGGAGCAACCTGACCAGAGAAAACcaataaacacacaaaagaagCTTTTCATCATCACTGAGAACTCAATTTGATCACCTGTACGCTATGAACATCAAACACAGGCCTCGTTGCAGGATCTTCCGCCAGTTTCAGTAATCTCTGATGTGTGAGAACATCTTCTGCTCTCTCAACTTTAACATCCAGAGCATATCTAGAAACACTCAAAGATAAAAATGCCAAATACAATGAAataaacattactaaaacaaACTAATAGACTTGATTCAATTGATGAACATATACAAACCCTGGAACGAAAATTTAATCCAATTGATCAAGCCGATAGATAACAAAACCCTAATGAAACAGTtgaatcaaagaagaagaagattaccGAGCGGGAAGACGATTGAAATGTTGCCAAAGCTGATCCTCGAAATCAGGAAGGGCAGCTTCCTCGTAGTTAGATTCCTGGAGTCGCTGTAAGATTTCGCCGTAGACGTCGAGTTTCATCCGGTAGTGTCTAGGGTTTTCCTGCGACGGCGAAGCCACGACGGCTCTGCTGCCGCAACTCTCCGATTCATCTGTGTTCGTCATCGGTACCAAGAtcgaaaaaaatctaaaagacgATAGCTGAGAGAGGAGCAGAAACAACCTTCAGAGATTCTTGTGTAAacgccgagagagagagagagagaagagagacgtTACGGTGTGTTGTATGTAGAGAATAGCCACGTCATTAAGTGGGGACCACGTATTTTTTGTGGGTCACAAGACGCCCACTTATAAGTGGATTGGATACTGGATAGTGGTGctctttttattcatttttatacaCAACCAACGTATAATAAAATTTGAGATGACGTTATTAGTCGAAAAATACAACTTTGATATTGGTAGCTTTATGGTTATTATAACTCAAGTGACCTGTTTTCTATTCAAAAATAGAATGCAAAGTCACAGTTGAGTATCTACATTTGTGGTTTTtctatatttgtaaaatatagaAGTAAAAAGAAGATTGGCCTAATCGCTTCAATGATTTGTGAAATGCATAGTAATcaatgtttaatgatttctacaTTAGGTCGGGGATTCGGTTTTCAGAAGAATCAATTACTTGCCATTGCagattataaaatgaaaatcatGAAACCTTACCAAAAGTTCTAGATCCAGAAATGTTACAAATAGAGTCGTTCGTTGTGATATGTCCATTAAGATCATACATGTTGAACCGTCCACCAATCTGAATAGTACGGGAAAATCTACACTTGAAAATTTTATCTGTGAAGTTATTCATCATGATTGTATATATTACAAATAGTTAATCATTAAATGTAATAGGAATGTATAAGTTAGATGATGATTTAATCGACAACTTGACAAATGTTAGAAAAAATTcgcttttaatgattttttttctaaaagtagttgaaattaaataaatcttCTTCTTACTATTTTAAATtcatggtttaatgtgtctaGTATGTGTACGTAGTATAATCATCCCAACGATTTAGAGCTCTAAAATTTAACTACTCCTTCAAACAGTTGTAAGTAAATTAATTATTGACCATCATAAACTAGTTGGGTAGAGTAGATTAGCTAATTTACAAGAGCTGAATGTGTaagccaaaaataaaaatgttcgaTATATTATCATCCAACATAATTTTTTCAATACAATGGCGCAAAtgattttatatagaaatataatcTATATAAATTATGTTCATTTGGCAGTCAGTACACAGTAGCAATCAACATTATCGACTAATGATAACGATCATCAGTCATTTTTGTTATATCGCCAGTGATTAGCTGCTATAATCAGTCATTTTATTATTCGTTTTGCTATTGCCagtgattaatatatatatagatatatatatatatatatataattcttatttataatatttttgaaacagaTATAGCTATATTAGCTTATTATTGCTAGTAGATGCCGCTAGAGACTGCAAAACAAATATAGCTATATTAGCACAAAAGGTAGAGAAAAGggttaaattttgaataatgaaCTGTAATTCTTACTATATGTGAAGGGATAAATTTGGACATCAATTAGTCAGTAGCTGATGTTATGTGTTACATGCACGGAATGAAATCATTCTTAACTTTATTTGTGAAGttaaaaatttttgtttttctcaaaaaagttaAAAGTTTGATTTTCTGAGAAAAGGTTAAAAAGTTGTAGAGTATGGTGAAATAATTTGATAAACACATTGTGAAAAAGTATATACAATAACTAGATGAAGAGTATGAATTGATTGGAATCATTTCAAAGCCTCAAGCTTGACACTTTTGGATAGActcaaaaattattttggatTGGCGTTGCGAGCATTAAAACCACCACTCTAAGATCAACCACCACTCTAAGATCACTTCCATCAGTGAGACCGAAGATAGTAtgtaaacattaaaatattagaaaaaatgaaaacactcATGAGAGAGAAAAACACAAATTCTAAAAAGAGAAACCATGAAAACTCTTCTAGGTACACTACTCTAATGCCTTGTTTGTTGTAAGTGCTCTAATGCCTTGTTTATTGtaaaaccaatattttttttactattatctttagataaataaaattcatttgaCATCTTGTAATTTTTGTAATACAGATTATATAGTAAATGAACaggattatcttttttttttgttggatgcCCATTTTCTTAAACCAAGTTTTGGTCAGACGAGACGTTTCGCTGAAAAGCATTTTTGTATGCCCGTAATACGTCTTTTTCGCTAGTTGGTCTGCCTTATCATTTTTTGTTCTGAGAAATATGAAGTAGGCTCGCGTTTTCAAAATTATCTTGTAAACTTCGGAAAGCATCAATCTTCGAAGCAAAAGCTGGCCAATCCATCGAGTTCGTGGACATATCCACTAGGTATGAGCGGTCTGTCTCGAACCAGATCGAGGAGATCCTCATGTCTCTCATACATAAAGTCGCCCAAATTAGTCCTTCCATCTTATCATGTAAAGCCGAGAGGCTTTTGCTGTACACATGTAGTCCGGATAATTCAATATCCATgtgatccttaagactccatCCTAAACTACTTACATTGCCATTACCAATCCACGAAGCATTGATTTAGCAAATCAGATTTCGAGGTATCCAAAAAGTATTGTCTCAACAACTAAAGTATGAAACTTGTTATGATCTTTGTCCACTTCCTCCTCTTTTTGATTAGTTTTCTGCAACTTTCTACCTCAAGGGAAGCTAGTTGGAGAGTGTCGATCTGGAGATAACTTTTCAATTAAATAGTTTgtcattcatcatcttccagaTATACCCACAGATCTATGGAAATGTGTGGAATTGTGGCTCCAGTAGAATCACTTTTTTCTCAACagaaaattaatgttttggtaTATAAAAGTACTCGAGAAATACTTGGGAAGTAACCTGGATGCGGAATGAGATTATCAAAGTTATCGACATCATTATTGCAAAAGTAGAAACAGTGACTAATAATCATAAATTATCGAACAAGAGTTAAAGTCTGACAGACtaataattgtattaatatgcGAGGAAATATCCACAAGAATATGCTGACATTAAAATATATGGAATACATGTACAAACAAATGCACGTGGGTGCGCGTATgattaatatgttttgtttaCCCATCAGTCCATCACTAATGTATAGCTTAATAAGTTATCAGAATCAAACTCAAAGA
The nucleotide sequence above comes from Brassica napus cultivar Da-Ae chromosome A9, Da-Ae, whole genome shotgun sequence. Encoded proteins:
- the LOC106366375 gene encoding serine/threonine-protein kinase STY8 — its product is MTNTDESESCGSRAVVASPSQENPRHYRMKLDVYGEILQRLQESNYEEAALPDFEDQLWQHFNRLPARYALDVKVERAEDVLTHQRLLKLAEDPATRPVFDVHSVQVAPRNSAESDPALEEDAQSSSHTSGQGVLAPPTFGSSPNFEAITLGNKIVEDVDSAVNATLTTRPMHEITFSTIDKPKLLSQLTSLLGELGLNIQEAHAFSTVDGFSLDVFVVDGWSQEETDGLKDALSKEILKLKDQPGSKQKSIAFFEHDKSSNELIPACIEIPTDGTDEWEIDVKQLKIEKKVASGSYGDLHKGTYCSQEVAIKFLKPERVNTEMLREFSQEVYIMRKVRHKNVVQFLGACTRSPTLCIVTEFMARGSIYDFLHKQKCAFKLQTLLKVALDVAKGMCYLHQNNIIHRDLKTANLLMDEHGLVKVADFGVARVQIESGVMTAETGTYRWMAPEVIEHKPYSHKADVFSYAIVLWELLTGDIPYAFLTPLQAAVGVVQKGLRPKIPKKTHPRVKGLLERCWQQEPKERPDFEEIIEMLQQIMTEVNVVP